The Ranitomeya imitator isolate aRanImi1 chromosome 8, aRanImi1.pri, whole genome shotgun sequence genome window below encodes:
- the LOC138647506 gene encoding olfactory receptor 5AR1-like produces MTNFTKVTEFILIGLSDHPHNLHLFFIVFFFIYVLTVITNFLIILCVFTDSQLHTPMYFFLGNLASIDVSYSSVTAPKMLLDLVTENHSISLPACTTQVFFFIYLGTAELFLLSAMSYDRYIAICHPLRYTQIMSWTACTYMASGVWILGFLYSLVHTLFTLRLTFCGPNTIHNFFCDLPHLFQISCTDTYINIVVILIVGGIFGIGAFTITFVPYFHIFSTVLRIRTSHGKLKAFSTCTSHLTVVFIFYGSIIFIYFVPTTSKLFTLNRVFSVTYALINPLLNPLIYSIRNKDLKDAVKRLVYLYKQKN; encoded by the coding sequence ATGACGAATTTCACCAAAGTGACAGAATTTATTCTCATCGGCCTCTCAGATCATCCGCACAACTTACATCTTTTCTTCATTGTCTTCTTCTTCATCTATGTCTTGACCGTCATCACAAACTTCCTGATCATCCTTTGTGTCTTCACCGACTCCCAGCTTCACACTCCGATGTACTTCTTTCTTGGAAATTTGGCCTCTATAGACGTCTCCTACTCTTCAGTGACGGCTCCTAAAATGCTCCTTGACTTAGTCACCGAAAACCACTCAATATCTTTACCGGCCTGCACGACCCAAGTCTTCTTCTTCATCTACTTGGGCACTGCGGAGCTCTTCTTGCTCTCTGCTATGTCCTATGACAGATACATTGCCATCTGCCATCCCCTGCGTTACACCCAGATCATGTCCTGGACGGCTTGTACCTACATGGCCTCTGGGGTTTGGATTCTTGGGTTCCTCTATTCACTGGTCCACACTTTATTCACACTCAGGTTGACCTTCTGTGGTCCAAACACCATCCATAACTTCTTCTGCGACCTTCCTCATCTGTTCCAGATCTCTTGTACTGACACTTATATAAACATTGTAGTCATATTAATTGTGGGTGGAATCTTCGGAATTGGAGCTTTTACCATCACATTTGTTCCCTACTTTCACATCTTCAGCACCGTTCTCAGAATCCGGACCAGCCACGGAAAGCttaaagccttctccacctgcacctctcatCTGACGGTGGTGTTTATTTTCTACGGGTCCATTATCTTTATCTATTTTGTGCCCACCACCAGTAAGCTCTTCACTCTGAACAGGGTGTTCTCCGTTACCTATGCCCTCATTAACCCTTTACTGAATCCCCTGATCTACAGTATCAGAAACAAAGACCTGAAAGATGCCGTCAAGAGACTCGTCTATCTGTATAAGCAAAAAAATTGA